AGGGCTCTTCACGCTGGGCGAGTCGGGCGAAGGATGGTGCGACCGGCTCGGCTCCCTGACCCACTCCCCCCTGCCCCTGGTGCGCCTTCGAGCGGCCGCGTGCCTCGTGAAGCAGGGCCGGAGCGAGTGGCTCTCCTTCATCCAGACAGCGGCGCTCGAAGCGCCCGAGCCCTGGCTGCGCGCCGACGCGGTTCGCTGGCTCGCCGAGGTGGCAGCGGAAGCCAGTCGGCCCATCCTGAGGCAGGCCCTCCTCGCGGAGGCCCACCTGAAACCCGGGAAGCGCTCCTCCGCATCAATCGAAGCGACGTGGGCTCTGTCGCGGCTCGGCACTGACGAGGATGCGACCGCCCTGCTCAACGCGAGCCTCCACGGCTGCTGCTCGTACCTCGTCGAGGCAGCCCTGGAGCGTCACCTGGCGCGGCAGGAGGGACGCCCGTTCGGGGACGTCCCTCCTCCGTCCTGGCGCGAGGACGCGTCCGAGCGCCTCCTGGAGCTGCTCAGAGCCGATTCAGGAACTTGAGCAGGTCCTGCTTCTGCGCGGCGCTGAGGGCCTCGGGGAGCCCGCCGGGAGACTCCGGCGGGTGGACGGGCGGCAGGTTCAGCTGGACCGTGACGGGCAGGATGAGCTGGCTGTAGGTGTCGACCGCGTCCTTCAACGTCTCATGGCTGTTGTCGTGGAAGTACGGAGCGGTACCCGCGACGCCTCGAAGCGCCGGGATGTCGAAGAGCTCGAAGTCCAGGGGGTCTCCGGTGATGAGGGCGCGGCCCGCATCGGTGGTGAACCACTGCGGGGCGAAGTTGGGACCGACAATCGGCGCGCCGTTCTCGTCCAGCGCCGGGTTCCCGTCATAGGGGTCTCCGCTGGCGGTCACCGGAATGGGCGGGAGGTCGGTCACCCGTTGCTGGCGCGTGCCATCCGTGTAGAAGCGGAAGCGATATCGCGGCAGCTCGACGGAGGCGTTGTACGTCGGGAACTGTCCAAGCTGGCCCAGGTAGGAGAAGAACCCGAACCCCACGTTGACGAACTTGTCATCCGCGCGAGGCACCGTCACGGGAACGGGCCCCACCTCCGGGATGACGGTGAACACGAGGTTTCCATCGGGCTTCAGCTTGTTGCCCTGTCGCACGGCCGCATTCAGTCCGGGATGCGCGATATCGGTCTGCGTCGCCCCGCCGTGGCAGCCCTCACAGGCGACCTGGAAGACCTCCCGGCCGCGCTGCTCCTGGAGACTCAGCAGCATGAAGCGCTCGGGGATGGGAACCTGGGTACGGGGAACGCCGTGGTTGAGCAGCTCCGCGACGAACCGCGAGCGCGGTGACGAGAACATGCTCCGCTGGAAGTCGGCGACCTTGCGCAGCTGCGCCAGGGACACCGGGCCCCCCTCACTGTGACTGGTGATGGCGGACTGGGCCTGCACCTCCAGCTGGGTCTCTCGGCCGTCGTACTGGAACGCTCCGGTGATGGCCGTGTCCTGGATGCTCGGCACCGCGCGCCAGACCGCGACCTTCCGGTCGGCCGGGGTGATGACCTGGCCGTCCACGTCGATGACATCCATGTTGGCGGGCAGCGGCAGGACGACGCGGACGAGCCCCTTCTTGAGGTGCTCGTACGTGGGAACCGCCGCTGACGGGTCGTCCGCGTCGATGCGATTGAACAGCGGGTCGCCCGGGTTGGCGGCCAGTCGCGCCACCACGTTCGCGGGCCGAAGGGCCGTGCTCTCGTCGAGGACATGACAGGTGGCGCAGGAGCGCCCGTTCGTATTCGCGAACGCCTCAGTGAAGAACTTCCTGCCGTTGGACGTGCGGCTCAATCCGGATTGAGCTTCGGTCAGCGATTCCGCTTCGACCAGGGACTCAGCCTCGAGTGGCGGCGCTTCGTCCTGAGTCGATTCCGAACAGCCCGTCACTCCGCCGAGTGCGAGCGCACCGGACAGACACGCAATGAAGCGCCTGCGAATCATGGTTTGTCTCCGCGCTGAATGGCGGGACAAAAACACCGGGGTCTGGTGGAACTGTCACTGGCCCCGGCTAGGCTCCCTCGCGAGGAGCCGAGGAGGACTCATGCACCCCGGAGTGTCATTCACCGCCGATGACACGAAGGACTGGCACCTGCCCGTCGCGGGTCCAGGCCTGCTGCTGGATGTGCCCGCGAAGGGGCGGTGGCTTCAGCGCCCGGCCCTGCACCTGGAGGCCGCGCCCGACTATCGGCTGCGGCTGATGAGCGGAGGACAGTCGCTGCTCTGGGTGCGCATCGCGAGCTACTGGGACCGGTGTGCCTTTCTCCGAGGGACGCCTCACGTCCCCTGGCGACTGCCAGCGCTCTCGGCACCCGAGGTGCGCGCGGTGGCACAGGAGCCAGGAACTCCGCCGTGGTGGGAAGCCTGGGCGTGGCACCTGGGGCGTGCGCTCGTGGAGGCTCCAGCGTCCGTACTGCACACGGGCCGCTGGTGCCTGCGGCCGTTGTGTGCCATTGCCGCGGACCTGGCCTCGCGCCATGCCATCAGCACGATGGAATGGGAGTTCGGCCAGCCGCCCGCGCCGCCGCACTCGCTGGACACGGTGCTCCGCTTCCAGCCGGCCTGGGAGGAGAGCTGGTGGCAGGAGCTGCCGGAGCAGAAGCCCGGTGTCCTGCTGCCGCTGCGCGCGCCGTCCGACGCGGACGACGGCCGCATCAAGAGCTGGCGCAAGCGCGCGAGGGACGGGACGCTGCCGCCCGCGCTGCTGCTGTACGTGGACATCCTCGCGAAGTGGCTGGTCCTGGACGGGCATGACCGCGTGCATGCGGCCCTGCTCGAGGGCGTGGAGCCACCGCTGCTCGGACTGTGGCCCTATGTGGAGACACGGCGCGCGGAGAGCCGGGTCCGGGAGGAAGGCGCCCTGCTCGGCGCGGAGTTCCAGCTGCGCGCGGGAGCGACCCCCGAGGTCATCGACCGCGTCAATCGCCAGCTGGTGCGGAGCTTCGACTGGCCCGAGCGGGGCACCGTCACCCGCGCGTGGCCCCTGGCCGGCGGTCGCGAGGCCTGGCGCACCGAGGTGTCCGCATGGCGGCGACGGAATGCCATCTCCTGGGACGGGGACGACTGGGATTAGACTCGCGGACTTTCTGGGAGCCTCCGTCCATGCGCCACCCCCTGGTCTTCGTCCTGTCCGCCCTCTGCCTTCTTCTCGCGCATCCGGCGCGAGCGCAGGCCATCTCCTCTGCGTACACCGACCTTACGAACTGCCCTCGCGACACCACCCACGATGAGGACGCGGAGGAACACGGCTCCGATGCGCCCACCGATTGCCCGGGCCCTGGCGGCGAGTACCGCGTCCACGAGTACTACAGCGCGTACGGCATCCACCGGAGCATCGACCTGAACGCCGAGCCCTCCAGCTTCTCGGTCCGGCTGCTCCCGACGAAGGACGAGTGCCCGGTCTCCCGCTACGGCAACAAGGTGGAGTGGCGGCTGAAGGGAGGTAAGCCCTTCGCGGTGATTCAGCGCGTGACGTGCTTCGAGGACACGGGGAGCGGGCCGGGAAAGCGGCTCGCGGAGTATCTGGTGGTGAAGGGCCTCAAGGGCTTCGAGTCGCTGGACGGCGCGGTGTCCGCGAAGCAGAAGAACGCGAACGAGAAGGCTCGGGCCCTCGCGGACAAGGCAGCCCAGGGGCGCTGACACGTCCAGCGCGGGCCCCGGTAACGCGTGAGGCAGTGGGCGGCGCGTGAGCCGCCCACCGCCACGTTCCTCAGCGAGGCGCGGGCGTCGGAGGAAGCTCGCCCTTCCCTTCCTTCGCTCCCGCGTTCACCACCACGGCCTGACCGGGCGCACGCGCGGTGCCGTCCGTCTTCAGGATGTTCACCAGGGCCATCATCTGCGCCACCAGGGTGGCCACGCCCTGCCCGTCCTGGGCCCCACCGCTCCCGCCGATGGAGACCGAGCGCAGCTCCTGCGGCTTCGGCAGCTTCTCCGCGATGTCCGGCAGCAGCTCCACCAGCCGAGCCTGCACGTTGGCCGGGGTGAGCTCGTTGAGGATGCGCTGCCGCGTCTCCAGCAACTCCAGCTCCATCTTCGCCTGACGGTTGGCCGCCGCGCGCTCCACGTCGCTGACCTCGGTGAGGGCCAGCACCTCCCGCTTGTGCTTGGCCGCTTCCGCCTCCTGCTTCTGCTTCGTCAGCTCCGTCTCCACCGCCAGTCGCGCCTTCTCCAGCTCCGCGGCCTGGAGCGCGGACTGCTGCCGGTCCACCGCGAGCCGCCGCGCGTCCTCCTCCTCACGCTGCTGCCGGCGCAGCTGCTCGGTCTGCTCCCGGTCGTACGCCTCCGCGTTCTTGTGCGCCCGCAGCATGGCCAGCTCGCCGTCGCTCTCCAGCCGCATGCGCTCCCGGGCCTGCTCCACCTCCAGCTCCCGGTGGGCCAGCGCCTCCTCCGTCCCGAGCGACGCCAGGCGCGCCACCCGCTCGCGCTCGGAGCGGAATGGCGTCTGGAGGCTCTCCCAGAGGCGCGCGGAGCTGACCACCGCCTCCTTGATCTGCACGGTGACGATGCGCAGCCCCAGGCCCTTGTCTCCGCCGCCACCACCCTCGGCCACGTGCCGCAGCCGGGCCGTGAGCTCCTCGATGATGGGCTGCTTGTCGGACAGCACCGCGTCGATGCTCATCGTCGCCACCTTGTCCTTGATGGCCGCCTCCGCCTGCTCGCGGAGCTGGACGTTCACCACGCGCATCGGGTCCTCCGCGTCCGTGAAGTCCAGCTTCCGGTATGCGGTGCCGAAGTCCTCGATGATCCACTGCACGTAGCCCTGCACCAGCAGCCCCTGCAGCTCGCGGCAGATGCAGTGCGCGTTGATCATGATGGTCTGCATCGCGCCCGGCGCGACGATGAAGGAGTCCTTCGACGGGTCGAACCGGAACGACACCCCCAGGCCGATGTGCAGTGGCTGAGGATGGCCCCGGCGCGTGTGGACGACGTAGGCGTTGGGCGGGACGATGACCGTCTTCCACCGCCAGAAGCCGGTGACGCGCACGTCCACCGCGTTGCCCGTCCGCTCCGCCACGGCCGCCGCCGCGCGCCGCATGGGCGCCATGTTCTGCTGGGCCTGCACGGGCGACATCACCTTGCGCGCCTTCAGGTCCACTTCCACGCGCTGCTGCTGCTCGCGCACCTGGTCCAGGTACTCGTTGCGCACCGGCTCCTTCGATTGCATGCCCACGCGGCCCCCGACCCCAGCGGGGCGCCGTTCATCGGCGCACGGCTACCGGGGCTCTCCATGGAGGGGAGTCTACCGGAATGCGTCGACGATGTAGGCGCCCGCCGAGGAGTACTGGAGGACGGCCATCCCGGGCTTCGATTCGGGCAGCTTCTTGAGCTGACCGCGAAATGGGCCGTCATACAGGGTGATGGGGCTGTCGGACCTGACCCGGCGCTGACGCCCGGAGAGGCGTTGGCCGGAAACGAGGACGGTCCGCAAAAGTGACTTCGCGCGGGCTGCCATCTCCACCGAACCCTTGTCCAATGCACCGTGCGCTCGAACGATGCGTCAGGGCTCCGCGTGACAATGACCTCCATTCCACTGGAGGACAGTCATGCACGGGGTGCTGTTGGTGTGGCTGCTGCTGGGGCAGGCCGGGGACGCCGAGCAGCCGGTGGTGGAGGGTGAAGGTGAGACGACGTACTGGCCGGGGCCCGACGAGGAGAGCCTGCACTACGGCGTGAGCCTGGAGGTGTCCGGGCTGACGCTGCTGCCAGGCATGGAGGAGGGCTCCGTCGAGGGCCATGCGCAGGTGGAACCCACGTTGATTCTGGATGGCGGGGAGCGCTTTGGCCTCAACATGGGCGCGCCCTTGAGGCTGCAAGTAGCGAGAGGCGCCCACGCGGCCACGGGCGGCGACCTCCTCCGTGCGCGGGACTGGGACAGCCTCTCGGACGTCGGCCAGCTGGTACGCGAGCTGAGGGTGGGCGCGGCCACCTCGCCCGCCATGCTGCGAGCAGGCGCGCTGGAGGAGTACAGCCTCATGGGTGGCCATCTGGTGGGCCGCTACTCCAACCGCTTCAACCCCGACTACCACCCGGCCGGCGCCGTCCTCTCAGGCGCGCTGGTGCCACTGTACGCGGAGGCCTTCACCAGTGACGTCCTGGCCGCGCGGCTGGTGGGCGGCGAGCTGACAGTCAACCTCGCGTAGCTGCTGGGCGACGCCTCCCAGCCCTCGGACTGGTGTGCGCTGTCGCTGTCGGCCGTGCATGACGTGGGCAGGGCGGAGGGGCGTACCCCCGAGGTGACGCTGGTCCATGCGGATTTTGACGCGGCTCTCGTCTTCCGGGACGACTTCCAGGTGTTTCTCCTGGCCGGGGCAGGCACGCGCGCGGGACGGGAGGGAGCATGGGGTGCCCTGGTAGGCGCGGGGCTGGAGAGCGTCTCCGACACACTGCGAGTACATGCGCAGGTGGAGGCGCGGCGGCAGCATGGCGGCTTCCGCCAGGGCTTCTTCGGCCCGGACTACGAGCTGGGACGCTTCGTCGCCGCCGGGCATGCCTCGCTACCGGCGGCGCAAGCACCCTTCCCGGACGGCTACTCCGTCTTCGGCGAGCTCACCATCGCCCGCGACACGCTGCATCTGGACCATGCGCGACGCGAGCTGCACCTGAGTCTGGCGGCCGAGGCCTTCAGCTGGGGGCGGCTGGACACCCAGGTGCGCATCTCTACGTGGCGCATGCTGCGCCACCTGTACCTGGCGCTGGACGTGCTGGGGGTGGGCGTGGGGCAGCCGAAGGCGCGCTACGCCGTCTCCGGAGAGGTGCGCTACCGCTTCACCCGATACCTCTATGTTCTGGGGCGTGGGGGCACGCTGCTGTCGTTGCAACCGGACGCCACCGTGCGGCCCGGGGTGCAGGCCCAGCTGGGCCTCGGCGCCACCTACGCGCGCTGAGACGGCCGCGTCCTTTCACGTGACGACGTACTTCCGGGGAATGCCATGCATCCTGTCTTGACGCGCGGAGTGGCGGCCGGGCTGGCCCTGTTGCTGGTGGTTTCGAGCGCGCCAGCCCGGGCGGACGGCGGAAGGCGCTGGTGGTGGCGACAGCGGCGGCGCGCACCTTCGCCGAGGTGAAGGTGGCGGGAGAGCGCTTCGGGCGAGCGGTGGGGGAGGACGGAGCGCGGGTGCTCTTCGTCCTGGCCTCCCTCGCCATGGGGAAGGACCTGCACGGCATCCTCAAGCGGCTGCCGCGAGCACCGCCCTCGGGCCCGGCGCTGGTGGCCGAACTGCCCGGAGGCATGAGGGTGCGGCTGCCGGCGCTCAAGCCTCCGTCGGGGACGGCGGGTGCAGCGACGGCCATGGACGGAGGCAAGGTGGTGTCCGTCACCGTGGTGGGTGACCGCTTCGTCGTCGCCATGGCCGCCGGGGCCGGGGGCGCGGCGGGGGGCGGCCTGAGTGGGGGCAGCGGTGCGGCGTCTGTCTCGGGCTCGCCAGCCCCGTCATCCAAGCGGTTGGCGGC
The genomic region above belongs to Pyxidicoccus trucidator and contains:
- a CDS encoding cytochrome-c peroxidase; translated protein: MSRTSNGRKFFTEAFANTNGRSCATCHVLDESTALRPANVVARLAANPGDPLFNRIDADDPSAAVPTYEHLKKGLVRVVLPLPANMDVIDVDGQVITPADRKVAVWRAVPSIQDTAITGAFQYDGRETQLEVQAQSAITSHSEGGPVSLAQLRKVADFQRSMFSSPRSRFVAELLNHGVPRTQVPIPERFMLLSLQEQRGREVFQVACEGCHGGATQTDIAHPGLNAAVRQGNKLKPDGNLVFTVIPEVGPVPVTVPRADDKFVNVGFGFFSYLGQLGQFPTYNASVELPRYRFRFYTDGTRQQRVTDLPPIPVTASGDPYDGNPALDENGAPIVGPNFAPQWFTTDAGRALITGDPLDFELFDIPALRGVAGTAPYFHDNSHETLKDAVDTYSQLILPVTVQLNLPPVHPPESPGGLPEALSAAQKQDLLKFLNRL
- a CDS encoding SPFH domain-containing protein, with translation MQSKEPVRNEYLDQVREQQQRVEVDLKARKVMSPVQAQQNMAPMRRAAAAVAERTGNAVDVRVTGFWRWKTVIVPPNAYVVHTRRGHPQPLHIGLGVSFRFDPSKDSFIVAPGAMQTIMINAHCICRELQGLLVQGYVQWIIEDFGTAYRKLDFTDAEDPMRVVNVQLREQAEAAIKDKVATMSIDAVLSDKQPIIEELTARLRHVAEGGGGGDKGLGLRIVTVQIKEAVVSSARLWESLQTPFRSERERVARLASLGTEEALAHRELEVEQARERMRLESDGELAMLRAHKNAEAYDREQTEQLRRQQREEEDARRLAVDRQQSALQAAELEKARLAVETELTKQKQEAEAAKHKREVLALTEVSDVERAAANRQAKMELELLETRQRILNELTPANVQARLVELLPDIAEKLPKPQELRSVSIGGSGGAQDGQGVATLVAQMMALVNILKTDGTARAPGQAVVVNAGAKEGKGELPPTPAPR
- a CDS encoding AHH domain-containing protein, whose product is MVATAAARTFAEVKVAGERFGRAVGEDGARVLFVLASLAMGKDLHGILKRLPRAPPSGPALVAELPGGMRVRLPALKPPSGTAGAATAMDGGKVVSVTVVGDRFVVAMAAGAGGAAGGGLSGGSGAASVSGSPAPSSKRLAANLESAGVRRPQGTDAHHIVAANAEAAGSARAVLHRFGVDIDDAANGVFLPSNSHVINPAPGSVHSTIHTNEYYSAVDFALRRARSRQDVLEILSQLRQMLLSGSLP